A window from Peromyscus eremicus chromosome 1, PerEre_H2_v1, whole genome shotgun sequence encodes these proteins:
- the Rps6ka4 gene encoding ribosomal protein S6 kinase alpha-4 isoform X1, whose product MGDEDEDEGCAVELQITEANLTGHEEKVSVENFALLKVLGTGAYGKVFLVRKEGGHDAGKLYAMKVLRKAALVQRAKTQEHTRTERSVLELVRQAPFLVTLHYAFQTDAKLHLILDYVNGGEMFTHLYQRQYFKEAEVRVYGGEIVLALEHLHKLGIIYRDLKLENVLLDSEGHIVLTDFGLSKEFLTEEKERTFSFCGTIEYMAPEIIRSKAGHGKAVDWWSLGILLFELLTGASPFTLEGERNTQAEVSRRILKCSPPFPLRIGPVAQDLLQRLLCKDPKKRLGAGPQGAQEVKSHPFFQGLDWAALAARKIPAPFRPQIRSELDVGNFAEEFTRLEPVYSPAGSPPPGDSRIFQGYSFVAPSILFDHNNAVMTDVLEAPGAGHRPGRAAVARSAMMQDSPFFQQYELDLREPALGQGSFSVCRRCRQRQSGQEFAVKILSRRLEENTQREVAALRLCQSHPNVVNLHEVFHDQLHTYLVLELLRGGELLERIRKKRLFSESEASQILRSLVSAVSFMHEEAGVVHRDLKPENILYADDTPGAPVKIIDFGFARLRPQSPAGPMQTPCFTLQYAAPELLAQQGYDESCDLWSLGVILYMMLSGQVPFQGSSGQGGQSQAAEIMCKIREGRFSLDGEAWQGVSEEAKELVRGLLTVDPAKRLKLEGLRSSSWLQDGSARSSPPLRTPDVLESSGPAVRSGLNATFMAFNRGKREGFFLKSVENAPLAKRRKQKLRSAAASRRGSPVPASSGRLTASATKGTPRRANGPLSPS is encoded by the exons ATGGGAGACGAGGATGAGGACGAGGGCTGTGCCGTGGAGCTGCAGATCACCGAAG CCAACCTGACTGGGCATGAGGAGAAGGTGAGCGTGGAGAACTTCGCGCTGCTCAAGGTGCTGGGCACGGGAG CCTACGGGAAGGTGTTCCTGGTGCGGAAGGAGGGTGGGCACGATGCGGGCAAGCTCTATGCCATGAAGGTGCTACGCAAGGCGGCGTTGGTGCAGCGCGCCAAGACGCAGGAGCATACCCGCACCGAGCGCTCAGTGCTGGAGCTGGTGCGCCAGGCACCCTTCCTGGTTACACTGCACTACGCCTTCCAGACGGATGCCAAGCTGCACCTCATCCTGG ACTATGTGAACGGTGGCGAGATGTTCACTCACCTCTACCAGCGTCAGTACTTCAAGGAGGCTGAGGTGCGAGTGTACGGGGGCGAGATTGTGCTGGCCCTGGAACACCTGCACAAG CTGGGCATCATCTACCGTGACCTGAAGCTAGAGAATGTCTTGCTTGACTCGGAAGGTCACATCGTCCTCACAGACTTTGGGCTAAGCAAGGAGTTTCTGACAGAGGAG AAAGAGCGGACCTTCTCCTTCTGTGGCACAATCGAGTACATGGCCCCCGAAATCATCCGAAGCAAGGCTGGACATGGCAAG GCTGTGGACTGGTGGAGCCTGGGTATCCTGCTCTTCGAGCTGCTGACAGGGGCCTCGCCCTTCAcgttggagggagagaggaacacTCAGGCCGAGGTGTCCCG ACGGATCTTGAAgtgctcccctcccttccccctccggATTGGGCCTGTGGCACAGGACCTGCTACAGCGGCTGCTGTGCAAGGACCCTAAGAAGAGGTTGGGCGCGGGTCCCCAGGGCGCGCAGGAAGTCAAGAGTCACCCCTTTTTTCAG GGTCTGGATTGGGCTGCTTTGGCTGCCAGGAAGATCCCAGCCCCATTCCGGCCCCAGATTCGCTCAGAGCTGGATGTGGGTAATTTTGCGGAGGAATTCACTCGGCTGGAGCCTGTCTACTCCCCTGCTGGCAGCCCTCCACCTGGGGATTCTAGGATCTTTCAG GGATACTCCTTTGTGGCTCCCTCCATTCTCTTTGACCACAACAATGCGGTGATGACAGATGTCCTGGAGGCACCTGGTGCGGGACACAGGCCTGGCAGGGCAGCAGTGGCCAGGAGTGCCATGATGCAG GACTCGCCCTTCTTCCAGCAGTATGAGTTGGACCTTCGGGAGCCTGCACTGGGTCAGGGCAGCTTCTCCGTGTGTCGGCGATGTCGCCAACGCCAGAGCGGCCAGGAATTCGCTGTTAAGATCCTCAGCCGCAG GCTGGAGGAGAACACACAGCGCGAGGTGGCTGCCCTTCGCCTGTGCCAGTCACACCCCAACGTGGTGAATTTGCATGAGGTGTTTCATGACCAG TTGCACACTTACCTGGTCCTGGAGTTGCTGCGAGGAGGGGAGCTGCTGGAGCGGATCCGAAAGAAGCGGCTCTTCAGCGAGTCGGAGGCCAGCCAGATTCTGCGCAGCCTGGTGTCGGCTGTGAGCTTTATGCACGAGGAGGCGGGCGTGGTGCACCGAGACCTCAAGCCAGAG AACATCTTATACGCAGATGACACGCCCGGTGCCCCTGTAAAGATCATCGACTTCGGGTTCGCGCGACTGCGGCCGCAGAGCCCAGCGGGACCCATGCAGACACCTTGCTTCACGCTGCAGTACGCAGCCCCTGAGCTGCTGGCGCAGCAGGGCTATGATGAGTCCTGTGATCTTTGGAGCCTGGGTGTCATTTTG TACATGATGCTGTCGGGGCAAGTTCCCTTCCAAGGGTCCTCCGGCCAGGgcgggcagagccaggcagctgAGATTATGTGCAAGATACGCGAAGGGCGCTTCTCACTGGACGGGGAAGCCTGGCAGGGTGTGTCGGAGGAAGCCAAGGAGCTGGTCCGAG GGCTACTGACAGTGGACCCAGCCAAGCGGCTGAAGCTGGAGGGGCTGCGAAGCAGCTCGTGGCTTCAGGACGGCAGCGCGCGCTCTTCTCCACCGCTTCGGACGCCCGATGTGCTGGAGTCCTCTGGGCCAGCTGTGCGCTCTGGGCTCAACGCCACTTTCATG GCATTCAACCGAGGCAAGCGGGAAGGCTTCTTTTTGAAAAGTGTGGAGAATGCGCCTCTAGCCAAGAGGCGCAAGCAGAAGCTCCGGAGCGCAGCTGCTTCCCGCCGCGGCTCCCCGGTGCCTGCCTCCTCGGGTCGCCTAACAGCCTCTGCCACCAAGGGGACACCTCGCCGAGCCAACGGCCCCTTGTCCCCCTCCTAG
- the Rps6ka4 gene encoding ribosomal protein S6 kinase alpha-4 isoform X2 yields the protein MKVLRKAALVQRAKTQEHTRTERSVLELVRQAPFLVTLHYAFQTDAKLHLILDYVNGGEMFTHLYQRQYFKEAEVRVYGGEIVLALEHLHKLGIIYRDLKLENVLLDSEGHIVLTDFGLSKEFLTEEKERTFSFCGTIEYMAPEIIRSKAGHGKAVDWWSLGILLFELLTGASPFTLEGERNTQAEVSRRILKCSPPFPLRIGPVAQDLLQRLLCKDPKKRLGAGPQGAQEVKSHPFFQGLDWAALAARKIPAPFRPQIRSELDVGNFAEEFTRLEPVYSPAGSPPPGDSRIFQGYSFVAPSILFDHNNAVMTDVLEAPGAGHRPGRAAVARSAMMQDSPFFQQYELDLREPALGQGSFSVCRRCRQRQSGQEFAVKILSRRLEENTQREVAALRLCQSHPNVVNLHEVFHDQLHTYLVLELLRGGELLERIRKKRLFSESEASQILRSLVSAVSFMHEEAGVVHRDLKPENILYADDTPGAPVKIIDFGFARLRPQSPAGPMQTPCFTLQYAAPELLAQQGYDESCDLWSLGVILYMMLSGQVPFQGSSGQGGQSQAAEIMCKIREGRFSLDGEAWQGVSEEAKELVRGLLTVDPAKRLKLEGLRSSSWLQDGSARSSPPLRTPDVLESSGPAVRSGLNATFMAFNRGKREGFFLKSVENAPLAKRRKQKLRSAAASRRGSPVPASSGRLTASATKGTPRRANGPLSPS from the exons ATGAAGGTGCTACGCAAGGCGGCGTTGGTGCAGCGCGCCAAGACGCAGGAGCATACCCGCACCGAGCGCTCAGTGCTGGAGCTGGTGCGCCAGGCACCCTTCCTGGTTACACTGCACTACGCCTTCCAGACGGATGCCAAGCTGCACCTCATCCTGG ACTATGTGAACGGTGGCGAGATGTTCACTCACCTCTACCAGCGTCAGTACTTCAAGGAGGCTGAGGTGCGAGTGTACGGGGGCGAGATTGTGCTGGCCCTGGAACACCTGCACAAG CTGGGCATCATCTACCGTGACCTGAAGCTAGAGAATGTCTTGCTTGACTCGGAAGGTCACATCGTCCTCACAGACTTTGGGCTAAGCAAGGAGTTTCTGACAGAGGAG AAAGAGCGGACCTTCTCCTTCTGTGGCACAATCGAGTACATGGCCCCCGAAATCATCCGAAGCAAGGCTGGACATGGCAAG GCTGTGGACTGGTGGAGCCTGGGTATCCTGCTCTTCGAGCTGCTGACAGGGGCCTCGCCCTTCAcgttggagggagagaggaacacTCAGGCCGAGGTGTCCCG ACGGATCTTGAAgtgctcccctcccttccccctccggATTGGGCCTGTGGCACAGGACCTGCTACAGCGGCTGCTGTGCAAGGACCCTAAGAAGAGGTTGGGCGCGGGTCCCCAGGGCGCGCAGGAAGTCAAGAGTCACCCCTTTTTTCAG GGTCTGGATTGGGCTGCTTTGGCTGCCAGGAAGATCCCAGCCCCATTCCGGCCCCAGATTCGCTCAGAGCTGGATGTGGGTAATTTTGCGGAGGAATTCACTCGGCTGGAGCCTGTCTACTCCCCTGCTGGCAGCCCTCCACCTGGGGATTCTAGGATCTTTCAG GGATACTCCTTTGTGGCTCCCTCCATTCTCTTTGACCACAACAATGCGGTGATGACAGATGTCCTGGAGGCACCTGGTGCGGGACACAGGCCTGGCAGGGCAGCAGTGGCCAGGAGTGCCATGATGCAG GACTCGCCCTTCTTCCAGCAGTATGAGTTGGACCTTCGGGAGCCTGCACTGGGTCAGGGCAGCTTCTCCGTGTGTCGGCGATGTCGCCAACGCCAGAGCGGCCAGGAATTCGCTGTTAAGATCCTCAGCCGCAG GCTGGAGGAGAACACACAGCGCGAGGTGGCTGCCCTTCGCCTGTGCCAGTCACACCCCAACGTGGTGAATTTGCATGAGGTGTTTCATGACCAG TTGCACACTTACCTGGTCCTGGAGTTGCTGCGAGGAGGGGAGCTGCTGGAGCGGATCCGAAAGAAGCGGCTCTTCAGCGAGTCGGAGGCCAGCCAGATTCTGCGCAGCCTGGTGTCGGCTGTGAGCTTTATGCACGAGGAGGCGGGCGTGGTGCACCGAGACCTCAAGCCAGAG AACATCTTATACGCAGATGACACGCCCGGTGCCCCTGTAAAGATCATCGACTTCGGGTTCGCGCGACTGCGGCCGCAGAGCCCAGCGGGACCCATGCAGACACCTTGCTTCACGCTGCAGTACGCAGCCCCTGAGCTGCTGGCGCAGCAGGGCTATGATGAGTCCTGTGATCTTTGGAGCCTGGGTGTCATTTTG TACATGATGCTGTCGGGGCAAGTTCCCTTCCAAGGGTCCTCCGGCCAGGgcgggcagagccaggcagctgAGATTATGTGCAAGATACGCGAAGGGCGCTTCTCACTGGACGGGGAAGCCTGGCAGGGTGTGTCGGAGGAAGCCAAGGAGCTGGTCCGAG GGCTACTGACAGTGGACCCAGCCAAGCGGCTGAAGCTGGAGGGGCTGCGAAGCAGCTCGTGGCTTCAGGACGGCAGCGCGCGCTCTTCTCCACCGCTTCGGACGCCCGATGTGCTGGAGTCCTCTGGGCCAGCTGTGCGCTCTGGGCTCAACGCCACTTTCATG GCATTCAACCGAGGCAAGCGGGAAGGCTTCTTTTTGAAAAGTGTGGAGAATGCGCCTCTAGCCAAGAGGCGCAAGCAGAAGCTCCGGAGCGCAGCTGCTTCCCGCCGCGGCTCCCCGGTGCCTGCCTCCTCGGGTCGCCTAACAGCCTCTGCCACCAAGGGGACACCTCGCCGAGCCAACGGCCCCTTGTCCCCCTCCTAG